AGGCGGCATAGATCTCAGCATAGCGGCTTGCATGGCTGGCAGTCATGAAAAGCGTTCCTCTTCGCCGGGTATTGCGCCTAGAGCTGAACTCCGGGCTGGCCGTCTGCGGGCCGGATTTGGCGCGGGATCGTGCCCATGTCCGCCGCTTGCGTGCAAGCGCTCCTCTGTCAGACTTTCAGCGCAACCGCATGGGCTGTGCTGCACAGCCGGCTCAGCCGGCAGCCGCGCGGGACGATGACCTTCGACCTCACCTTCTTCGCCGCCATGGTGCCGGCCGTCATCCTGATGGGGCTGTCCAAGGGCGGTTTCGCGGGTTTGAGCCTGCTCTCGCTGCCGCTGATGGCGCTGATCGTCTCGCCGGTGCAGGCAGCGGCGATCATGCTGCCGATCCTGATCATCCAGGACGTCGTCTCGGTCTGGTCCTATCGCCGTGATTTCGACCGCCGGAACCTCGCAACGCTCATCCCCGGCATGCTGCTCGGCGTGCTCGCCGGCTACCTCCTGGCGGCGAAGGTCTCCGACGCCGTCGTCGGCCTCGCGGTCGGCGTGATCTCGATCGGCTTTGCGCTGCGCCGCCTCCTCGCCGGCAAGACCGCGGCCCAGCCGGTGACG
This genomic interval from Bosea sp. 29B contains the following:
- a CDS encoding sulfite exporter TauE/SafE family protein yields the protein MTFDLTFFAAMVPAVILMGLSKGGFAGLSLLSLPLMALIVSPVQAAAIMLPILIIQDVVSVWSYRRDFDRRNLATLIPGMLLGVLAGYLLAAKVSDAVVGLAVGVISIGFALRRLLAGKTAAQPVTKANYAAGTLWGAICGFTSMIAHAGGPPFQIYTMPQRLPPAVFVGTGALFFALMNWIKVLPYFFLGQFSHQNLMASAALAPVAILSTVAGVWLVRRVPAERFYTIIYWLLIAVGLKLVFDGLRPLFG